The following coding sequences lie in one Mycobacterium sp. DL440 genomic window:
- a CDS encoding glycosyltransferase produces the protein MTDTPSPRYDHLLRMTDGRGTFEHALLVEPRIENGYCTDDMARVLVVAAREPGAGSAVHRLAGVAVRFLNEAQSLDGACRNRMDSAGNWVDEPTVEDCWGRCLWGLGTAAAHSNVVAVRAMAAIQFERAAQRRSQWPRAMAFAVLGAAELLTVQPGHALARALIDDYVSGLSAPNGDPAWPWPEPRLSYANAVLPEAMIAAGVALEDSALCNRGVELLGWLVDCETGDGHLSPTPAAGWTTGEPRPGFDQQPIEVASLADACARAGAIDPGAIWPDTVRAAAAWFQGDNDAGELMWDPETGGGFDGLRADGVNRNQGAESTLAALSTFQQARRLP, from the coding sequence ATGACGGACACTCCATCACCCCGATACGACCATCTGTTGCGGATGACCGACGGTCGCGGCACGTTCGAACATGCCCTGCTGGTAGAGCCGCGAATCGAGAATGGTTACTGCACAGATGATATGGCCCGGGTATTGGTTGTCGCCGCCCGCGAACCCGGAGCCGGTTCGGCCGTGCACCGATTGGCCGGTGTGGCGGTGCGGTTCTTGAATGAGGCGCAATCCCTCGACGGTGCCTGCCGGAACCGGATGGACAGCGCCGGCAACTGGGTCGACGAGCCGACGGTGGAAGACTGTTGGGGGCGTTGCCTGTGGGGGCTGGGAACCGCTGCGGCCCATAGCAATGTCGTCGCAGTCCGCGCCATGGCGGCCATCCAGTTCGAGCGGGCAGCCCAGCGACGGTCGCAGTGGCCGCGGGCGATGGCGTTCGCCGTACTCGGCGCCGCCGAGCTGCTCACCGTCCAGCCCGGACATGCTCTGGCCCGCGCATTGATCGACGATTACGTCTCGGGCCTGTCCGCACCGAACGGAGACCCGGCTTGGCCGTGGCCCGAGCCGCGCCTCTCGTACGCGAATGCGGTTCTGCCCGAGGCGATGATCGCCGCGGGTGTCGCGCTCGAAGACAGCGCGTTGTGCAACCGGGGTGTGGAGTTGCTGGGCTGGCTGGTGGACTGCGAGACCGGGGACGGTCATCTGTCGCCGACACCGGCGGCAGGCTGGACAACCGGTGAGCCACGGCCCGGATTCGACCAGCAGCCGATCGAAGTCGCGTCGCTCGCCGACGCGTGCGCCCGCGCCGGCGCCATCGACCCGGGTGCGATCTGGCCGGACACCGTGCGGGCCGCCGCAGCCTGGTTCCAGGGCGACAATGACGCCGGGGAGTTGATGTGGGATCCCGAGACGGGTGGGGGATTCGACGGCTTGCGCGCCGACGGGGTGAACCGCAATCAGGGCGCGGAGTCGACGCTGGCCGCGCTCTCGACGTTCCAGCAGGCTCGACGATTGCCGTAG
- a CDS encoding glycosyltransferase, with protein MRPRVPEPLNFGFLSTYPPTPCGLATFSVALARGLAADGAWVNVVRVADGSTSTSGHVVGELTSGSAASVASSADLLNQNHIAVIQHEYGIYGGADGDEVVDIIGRLDIPSIVVLHTVLAAPTRHQRQVLEAVVALADRVIVMSEAAKSRLCANFFVDRRKVLTVPHGATIPTQAAPKRGGRPTLLTWGLLGPGKGLERVIDAMDGLHTLNGRPQYLIAGRTHPKVLAADGESYRDTLVEQARSLGVADAVFFDAAYRAVPSLNALVQSAAVVVLPYDSTDQVTSGVLVDAVANGRPVVATAFPHAVELLGSGAGIVVDHDDPDALMSALRRVITQPRLAGAMAAEARRLAPTMAWSVIADAYKTVAQEILSERVA; from the coding sequence ATGCGGCCGAGAGTCCCGGAGCCGTTGAATTTCGGATTTCTCAGCACCTACCCACCCACCCCGTGCGGTCTGGCCACGTTCAGCGTCGCCCTTGCGCGCGGCCTCGCCGCCGACGGCGCCTGGGTGAACGTCGTGCGGGTTGCCGATGGATCCACATCCACCAGCGGACACGTCGTCGGCGAACTGACCAGCGGTTCGGCGGCGTCGGTCGCGTCATCCGCAGATCTGCTCAACCAGAACCACATCGCGGTGATCCAACACGAGTACGGCATCTACGGCGGTGCCGACGGCGATGAAGTCGTGGATATTATTGGCAGACTGGATATTCCGTCGATCGTAGTTCTGCACACGGTTCTCGCCGCACCGACCCGACATCAGCGCCAGGTCCTCGAAGCGGTTGTGGCGCTGGCGGATCGGGTGATCGTGATGTCCGAGGCGGCCAAATCACGCCTGTGCGCGAACTTCTTCGTCGACCGGCGCAAGGTCCTCACCGTCCCGCACGGTGCAACCATTCCGACCCAGGCAGCGCCAAAACGCGGAGGTAGGCCAACATTGTTGACCTGGGGACTGCTGGGCCCGGGCAAGGGCCTCGAACGGGTCATCGACGCGATGGACGGCCTGCACACGCTCAACGGCAGGCCGCAGTATCTCATCGCCGGGCGGACACATCCCAAGGTTCTTGCCGCCGACGGGGAGTCATACCGCGACACTCTGGTCGAACAGGCGCGGAGCCTGGGCGTGGCGGATGCGGTGTTCTTCGACGCTGCGTATCGCGCGGTGCCCTCGCTGAACGCGCTGGTGCAGTCCGCGGCCGTGGTGGTGCTGCCGTATGACTCCACCGACCAGGTCACCTCCGGCGTACTGGTCGATGCGGTGGCCAACGGGCGACCCGTCGTCGCCACAGCGTTCCCGCACGCCGTCGAACTGCTCGGTAGCGGGGCCGGCATTGTCGTCGACCACGACGACCCGGACGCACTCATGTCCGCACTGCGCCGCGTCATCACCCAGCCACGGTTGGCCGGTGCCATGGCGGCCGAGGCCCGCCGACTCGCCCCGACGATGGCCTGGTCTGTGATCGCCGACGCGTACAAGACTGTCGCGCAGGAGATCTTGTCCGAGCGGGTGGCGTGA
- a CDS encoding GAF and ANTAR domain-containing protein: MSDDRSTAEPQNPGRADAEDADLRSGIEDLAGLVAGSQALPEVLAEVASFAVRAIPGADGAGVTLLRTDRTDNRIAASAASDPFVARIDEIQFTTLEEGPCITAVLERRTVRSGSLGGEMRWPRFGPRVGRLGVHSVLSLPLLVADQVVGAITLYAHRKDIFDDRAVELGELFAKPAAVAVHNALILSDAIALTAQLQAALSTRPAIDQAIGLIRGRTGRSVEEAFAHLRMISQTEQRKLSEVAQRLVDEAARRARVRHNRAD, translated from the coding sequence ATGAGTGACGACAGGTCGACGGCGGAGCCGCAGAATCCCGGGCGGGCTGATGCGGAGGACGCCGACCTGCGGTCCGGGATCGAAGACCTCGCGGGTCTGGTCGCGGGTAGTCAGGCGTTGCCCGAGGTATTGGCGGAGGTCGCGTCGTTCGCGGTGCGCGCGATACCGGGCGCCGACGGCGCGGGGGTGACGTTGTTGCGGACCGACCGGACGGACAACAGGATCGCCGCATCGGCGGCCAGCGATCCGTTTGTCGCCCGGATCGACGAGATCCAGTTCACGACGCTCGAGGAAGGGCCGTGCATCACGGCGGTTCTGGAACGCCGGACGGTGCGGTCCGGTTCGCTGGGTGGAGAGATGAGGTGGCCGCGCTTCGGCCCGCGGGTGGGCCGATTGGGTGTGCACAGCGTCCTGTCGCTGCCGCTGCTGGTGGCCGATCAGGTGGTCGGGGCGATCACCCTGTACGCACACCGCAAAGACATTTTCGATGACCGTGCAGTCGAACTCGGGGAACTGTTCGCCAAACCGGCGGCCGTCGCAGTGCACAACGCACTGATTCTCTCCGACGCGATTGCCTTGACCGCCCAGTTGCAGGCGGCACTGTCGACGCGCCCGGCGATCGATCAAGCAATCGGACTCATCCGTGGACGCACCGGGCGCAGCGTCGAGGAAGCATTCGCCCACCTGCGCATGATCAGCCAGACCGAACAGCGCAAACTTTCCGAAGTGGCACAGCGCCTCGTGGACGAGGCCGCTCGCCGTGCTCGGGTGCGACACAACCGGGCGGACTGA